The following coding sequences lie in one Bordetella genomosp. 9 genomic window:
- a CDS encoding DUF4142 domain-containing protein, translating into MKLYRALISLSVVAFVGLAGCASRDEGRSSMLSSTDQTFLEDATQGNYAEIQGSQMALDKNASADVQTFARQMIKDHTAANQRLAALAKRKGYNPPTGPSIVQATELKTLGLLSGNAFDKTYVDRIGVAAHEATIKMYEKAAQGADDADIRAFANALLPSLRHHLEMAQLLNQKQKAQ; encoded by the coding sequence ATGAAACTGTACCGAGCCCTTATATCGCTTTCCGTCGTCGCCTTTGTAGGATTGGCCGGCTGTGCCAGCCGCGATGAGGGACGTTCGTCCATGCTGTCGAGCACGGACCAGACTTTCCTGGAGGACGCCACGCAAGGCAATTACGCCGAGATCCAGGGCAGCCAGATGGCGCTCGACAAGAATGCCAGCGCCGACGTGCAGACGTTCGCGCGGCAGATGATCAAGGACCATACCGCCGCCAACCAGCGCCTGGCGGCCCTGGCCAAGCGCAAGGGTTACAACCCGCCCACGGGCCCGTCCATCGTGCAGGCCACCGAGCTGAAGACCCTGGGCCTGCTGTCGGGCAATGCGTTCGACAAGACCTATGTCGACCGCATCGGCGTGGCGGCGCACGAAGCCACGATCAAGATGTACGAGAAGGCCGCGCAGGGCGCGGATGACGCCGATATCCGCGCGTTCGCGAACGCCTTGCTGCCGAGCCTGCGCCACCACCTTGAAATGGCGCAACTGTTGAACCAGAAGCAGAAGGCGCAGTAA
- a CDS encoding PqiB family protein, which yields MGPGEDHAADGHGFGAPEIRRRKRGISWIWLVPIVAALAGLSLVIKARLEAGPTITITFLTADGLEAGKTQIRYKAVAVGLIQNIRISEDRTHVVATASLAKDAASLAQEGTNFWVVRPRLGLSGVSGLGTLLSGAYIGVDAPRVVVHGHSKTHFTGLESPPQVTQDRPGKRFTVKAESLGSLDIGSPVYFRRIPVGEVIGYRLDPDGRDINVQLFVDAPYDRYVTRATRFWNASGIDLSVDAQGLRLRTQALLAVAVGGIAFEEMGEQQTVAAGADTVFRLFPGEQAARARPDGPALHVRMRYDQSVRGLSLGAPVDFNGIVMGQVDAIDIDFDAQEKRFFTVVAATIFPDRLGPVADVIRKYEGPDPEHPSGKLLAQLVDRGLRAQLRTGNLLTGQLYVAIDIFPRAPPAQLDMGPPIALPTVPNNLEQVQQQLANVAAKIDRIPFDKLGADLSSTLTSASRLMNRLDKQVAPEAQAALRQAAASFTHIGALLASDSSLTGNMRGTMAELERAARSLRALADYLQANPEALLRGRAADPVPVRARAR from the coding sequence ATGGGCCCGGGCGAGGACCACGCCGCCGATGGGCACGGTTTCGGCGCGCCCGAAATCCGGCGCCGCAAACGCGGCATTTCGTGGATCTGGCTGGTGCCCATCGTCGCCGCCCTGGCCGGCTTGTCACTGGTGATCAAAGCCCGGCTCGAGGCCGGGCCGACCATCACCATCACATTCCTGACCGCCGACGGGCTGGAGGCCGGCAAAACGCAGATACGGTACAAGGCCGTCGCCGTCGGCCTGATCCAGAACATCCGCATCAGCGAAGACCGCACCCACGTCGTCGCAACGGCGAGCTTGGCGAAGGACGCCGCATCGCTGGCCCAGGAAGGAACGAATTTCTGGGTGGTGCGCCCGCGCCTGGGCCTGAGCGGCGTGTCAGGGCTGGGCACGCTGTTGTCAGGCGCCTACATCGGCGTCGACGCCCCGCGCGTGGTCGTGCATGGCCATTCCAAGACCCACTTCACCGGCCTGGAAAGCCCGCCCCAGGTCACGCAGGACCGGCCCGGCAAACGCTTCACGGTAAAGGCCGAGAGCCTGGGCTCTCTCGATATCGGATCGCCGGTGTACTTCCGGCGCATTCCGGTGGGCGAGGTCATCGGTTATCGGCTGGATCCGGATGGGCGGGACATCAATGTGCAGTTGTTCGTCGATGCGCCTTACGACCGGTATGTCACCCGGGCCACCCGTTTCTGGAACGCGAGCGGCATCGATTTGTCTGTCGATGCGCAAGGCCTGCGGCTGCGCACGCAGGCGCTGCTCGCCGTGGCGGTCGGCGGCATCGCATTCGAGGAAATGGGCGAGCAGCAAACCGTCGCCGCCGGGGCCGACACGGTATTTCGCCTTTTTCCCGGCGAGCAGGCGGCGCGGGCGCGGCCGGACGGGCCCGCGCTGCATGTGCGCATGCGGTACGACCAGTCGGTGCGCGGCCTGAGCCTGGGCGCGCCCGTGGACTTCAACGGCATCGTCATGGGGCAGGTGGATGCCATCGACATCGATTTCGATGCGCAGGAAAAGCGCTTTTTCACCGTAGTGGCGGCCACGATCTTTCCCGATCGCCTGGGACCCGTCGCAGACGTGATTCGCAAATATGAAGGTCCCGATCCCGAGCATCCCAGCGGCAAGCTGCTGGCCCAATTGGTGGACCGGGGCCTGCGCGCGCAGTTGCGCACGGGCAATCTGCTGACCGGACAGCTCTATGTCGCGATCGACATCTTCCCGCGCGCGCCGCCCGCGCAGCTCGATATGGGTCCGCCGATCGCGCTGCCCACCGTGCCCAACAACCTGGAGCAGGTGCAGCAGCAGCTCGCGAATGTGGCGGCCAAAATCGACCGCATTCCTTTCGACAAGCTGGGCGCGGACCTGAGCAGCACGCTGACCAGCGCCAGCCGGCTGATGAACCGTCTGGACAAGCAGGTGGCGCCAGAGGCGCAGGCGGCATTGCGCCAGGCGGCGGCGTCATTCACGCACATCGGCGCGCTGCTGGCGTCGGATTCCAGCCTGACGGGGAATATGCGGGGGACGATGGCGGAACTGGAACGGGCCGCGCGATCGCTGCGCGCCCTGGCCGATTACCTGCAAGCCAACCCCGAAGCCCTGTTGCGCGGTCGTGCCGCGGATCCGGTGCCGGTCCGTGCCAGGGCCAGGTAG
- a CDS encoding DUF3313 domain-containing protein, with protein sequence MMGNLLVRWIVMGAATVLLGACAPSKPPKESGFLGDGYAKLQKEDAPDGGPRWVYASPRFTPANYRAVLLEPVAFYPEPQPTAEVSADTLTQIRHYADNSMRQKLGREVMLTDRAGPGVARVQVAITAVGTEDQALRPYQYIPIAFVITGAKAVVEGGRPQDASIAIETKVTDSMTGEVLYEAVRGGTGEEVSHASQGQGGVQPDSLRPLIDTWTDGAAQQIKEFVAQR encoded by the coding sequence ATGATGGGCAATCTGCTTGTTCGATGGATCGTCATGGGCGCGGCAACGGTACTGCTGGGCGCCTGCGCGCCCAGCAAGCCGCCGAAGGAATCCGGTTTCCTCGGCGACGGCTATGCGAAGCTGCAGAAGGAAGACGCCCCCGATGGCGGGCCGCGCTGGGTGTATGCCAGCCCGCGCTTTACGCCGGCCAATTACCGTGCGGTGCTGCTCGAGCCGGTGGCGTTCTATCCCGAGCCGCAGCCCACCGCGGAGGTATCCGCCGATACCTTGACGCAGATCCGCCATTACGCCGACAACAGCATGCGGCAGAAGCTGGGACGCGAGGTCATGCTGACCGACCGAGCGGGGCCCGGCGTGGCCCGCGTGCAGGTGGCCATCACCGCGGTCGGCACCGAAGACCAGGCGCTGCGCCCCTATCAATACATTCCCATTGCATTCGTCATCACGGGGGCCAAGGCGGTGGTCGAAGGCGGCCGTCCGCAGGATGCGTCGATCGCCATCGAAACGAAGGTGACGGACAGCATGACGGGAGAGGTGCTTTACGAGGCCGTACGGGGCGGCACGGGAGAGGAAGTGTCGCATGCGTCCCAGGGCCAGGGCGGCGTGCAACCCGATTCCCTGCGGCCCTTGATCGACACCTGGACCGACGGGGCGGCGCAGCAGATCAAGGAATTCGTCGCCCAGCGCTGA